Proteins co-encoded in one Natronorubrum daqingense genomic window:
- a CDS encoding NAD(P)/FAD-dependent oxidoreductase, which yields MCANADHALERVVIVGAGIGGCHAARELASDHDVTLLESSDVASGATGLSAGIVAPTLFYGDLPDVARHANEFVREFDGTDAFSFTQRHRLDFVSAEEAPDARETVRELAGAGFDVTYLERSRLSSEFPRVDPPQDGGAILYEDTGWVDPYTYANALRSDAQSRGASLETGVEVTEIVTENGRVTGVDTTGSRYEADAVVVAAGWRTSDLLPEGFSLPIRPYRTQCVVLEPAEPLDESAPIGRIGSEHLYFRPEHNGDLLVGGAHETVSDPLAASSDADESFTRQVADVVPSVLSGFDDAGFVNGWAGIDVATPDTRPIVDQPPAAPDGLVVSTGFNGLGIMTSPVVGPTVRERLTGERAPFSTAPFRADRFDVSGSSFAYTSTSEL from the coding sequence ATGTGCGCGAATGCGGATCACGCCCTCGAGCGGGTCGTGATCGTCGGGGCTGGAATCGGTGGCTGTCACGCCGCTCGAGAACTCGCGAGCGATCACGACGTGACGCTCCTCGAGTCGAGCGACGTCGCGTCCGGTGCGACGGGACTCTCGGCCGGAATCGTCGCGCCGACGCTGTTCTACGGCGATTTGCCGGACGTCGCCCGGCACGCGAACGAGTTCGTTCGGGAGTTCGACGGCACGGACGCTTTCTCGTTCACGCAACGCCACCGACTCGATTTCGTCTCGGCCGAGGAAGCGCCGGACGCTCGAGAGACGGTGCGAGAACTGGCTGGGGCGGGCTTCGACGTAACCTACCTCGAGCGATCGCGACTCTCGAGTGAGTTTCCGCGAGTCGATCCGCCCCAAGACGGCGGCGCAATACTGTACGAGGATACGGGCTGGGTCGACCCGTACACGTACGCGAACGCGCTCCGTTCGGACGCCCAATCGCGCGGCGCGAGCCTCGAGACCGGGGTCGAGGTCACCGAAATCGTCACGGAGAACGGGCGAGTTACGGGCGTCGACACGACCGGCAGTCGGTACGAGGCCGATGCCGTCGTCGTCGCCGCCGGGTGGCGAACGAGTGACCTCCTCCCCGAGGGGTTCTCCCTGCCGATCCGCCCGTATCGGACCCAGTGTGTCGTCCTCGAGCCAGCGGAACCCCTCGACGAGTCGGCGCCGATCGGTCGAATCGGGAGCGAGCACCTCTACTTTCGCCCGGAGCACAACGGCGACCTGCTCGTCGGGGGTGCCCACGAGACGGTCTCGGACCCGCTCGCGGCCTCGAGCGACGCCGACGAGTCGTTCACCCGGCAGGTCGCGGACGTCGTGCCGTCGGTGCTCTCCGGGTTCGACGACGCCGGGTTCGTCAACGGCTGGGCCGGGATCGACGTGGCGACGCCGGATACGCGGCCGATCGTCGACCAGCCGCCAGCGGCCCCCGACGGATTAGTCGTCTCGACGGGATTCAACGGATTGGGGATCATGACGTCGCCGGTCGTGGGGCCGACGGTTCGCGAGCGACTGACCGGCGAGCGAGCACCGTTTTCGACCGCGCCGTTTCGCGCTGATCGGTTCGACGTGTCCGGGTCGTCGTTCGCGTACACGTCGACGTCCGAACTGTAG